In Candidatus Nanopelagicales bacterium, the following are encoded in one genomic region:
- a CDS encoding single-stranded DNA-binding protein: MAIHTQESLSGFIASEPHLSFTEKGDARLFVKIGQEHYRREDDGSFTQTETTFHDLVAFRKTAERAHQRFAKGDKFIAEGYTHHYDRTDDNGQAVKVEEFVAKKLGHDLARTRYTVDRPRRTPATDSLDAGLEDAALSPDAQLRAPAGAATVGR, translated from the coding sequence ATGGCTATCCATACGCAAGAGTCCCTGTCCGGGTTCATCGCTTCCGAACCGCACCTGTCGTTCACCGAGAAAGGTGATGCGCGGCTATTCGTCAAGATCGGGCAGGAACACTACCGCCGAGAAGACGACGGCTCGTTCACGCAGACCGAGACCACATTCCACGACCTCGTCGCCTTCCGGAAGACCGCCGAACGCGCCCACCAGCGCTTCGCCAAAGGCGACAAGTTCATCGCCGAGGGCTACACCCACCACTACGACCGTACCGACGACAACGGGCAGGCCGTCAAGGTCGAAGAGTTCGTCGCGAAGAAACTGGGCCACGACCTCGCCCGCACCCGCTACACCGTCGACCGCCCCCGACGCACACCAGCAACCGACTCACTGGATGCCGGACTCGAGGATGCTGCCCTGTCACCCGACGCACAACTCCGCGCGCCCGCTGGTGCCGCCACGGTCGGGAGGTGA